In Urechidicola croceus, a single window of DNA contains:
- a CDS encoding ArnT family glycosyltransferase, which yields MILQKINYKLLYILILIPYLIGLFIPLMELDSAQHATMAMRMYYENDFFNIIKSHQPYLDKPHMHYWLAAISFKIFGVSEFSYRLPAFCFLLLGALSTFKLGKLLYNKDVGHIASLIFLSSQTIILSAHDVRTDAVLTGSIIFSLWKLISYFKTSKIVDIFFGFLFLGIAFNTKGLIAVVAIGLYIFSYLIYERNWKSIFNWKIGVGIFTFLLAIFPVLYAYYNQFDMHPELLVKGQKNVSGVKFILWDQVFNRLNAVGFEKTSPDYFFFFHTLLWAFIPFSLIGYIAIFNKIKFFIKIKFRKVAKQEFLTLGGFLSVILLISFSKFKLPHYLNILIPILSILTASFLVQLFLDKKEKYLKALLIIQYIIVGVLVLAVVYLSIFTFKISNWFLVIISVLGVFGLFYLAFQKRNYFTKIILLSVVAAAWINFNLNALFYPKLLKYQGGLQLAEIVVDKQIPIEKIYLLKETYNWSFDFYTKKNTKHISVEDLEKQNDIWLVVDEVNFKQIKEKVIDIQDVISVRHFPVTRLSGKFLNKKTRDKVLTNTYLIKL from the coding sequence ATGATTTTACAAAAGATTAATTATAAGCTACTATACATCTTAATTCTTATCCCTTATTTAATTGGGCTATTTATTCCATTGATGGAATTAGATTCAGCACAGCACGCAACTATGGCTATGAGAATGTATTATGAAAACGATTTTTTCAATATTATAAAATCTCATCAGCCTTATTTAGATAAACCTCACATGCATTATTGGTTAGCAGCAATTTCTTTTAAAATTTTTGGTGTATCAGAATTTTCTTATCGTCTTCCAGCATTTTGTTTTTTATTGTTAGGTGCGCTAAGTACTTTTAAGTTGGGTAAATTACTTTATAATAAAGACGTTGGTCATATAGCATCATTAATATTTTTATCATCACAAACTATCATCTTATCAGCCCATGATGTAAGAACAGATGCTGTTTTAACGGGATCAATAATTTTTTCTTTATGGAAGTTAATTTCGTATTTTAAAACAAGTAAAATAGTTGATATTTTTTTTGGATTCCTCTTTTTAGGGATAGCTTTTAATACCAAAGGGTTGATAGCAGTAGTAGCGATAGGTTTATATATATTCAGTTATTTGATATATGAACGCAATTGGAAATCTATTTTTAATTGGAAAATCGGAGTAGGGATTTTCACATTTTTATTGGCAATTTTCCCTGTATTATATGCATATTATAATCAATTTGATATGCATCCAGAACTACTTGTAAAAGGGCAAAAAAATGTTTCTGGAGTAAAATTTATTTTATGGGATCAAGTTTTTAATCGATTAAACGCTGTAGGTTTTGAAAAAACAAGTCCAGATTATTTTTTCTTTTTTCATACACTGTTATGGGCATTTATTCCATTTTCTTTAATAGGGTATATAGCCATATTTAATAAAATTAAATTTTTCATAAAAATTAAATTTAGAAAAGTAGCAAAGCAAGAGTTTTTAACACTTGGAGGATTTTTATCAGTTATATTATTGATTAGTTTTTCAAAATTTAAATTGCCTCATTATTTAAATATTTTGATTCCAATACTTTCAATTTTAACAGCCTCATTTTTAGTTCAATTGTTTTTAGATAAAAAAGAAAAATATCTAAAAGCTCTTTTAATTATTCAATATATAATAGTAGGTGTTCTGGTTTTAGCGGTAGTGTATTTGTCAATTTTTACTTTTAAAATATCTAATTGGTTTCTTGTGATTATAAGTGTTTTAGGTGTTTTTGGGTTGTTTTATTTGGCTTTTCAAAAACGAAATTATTTTACTAAAATTATATTATTATCAGTTGTTGCTGCCGCATGGATCAATTTTAATTTAAACGCTCTTTTTTACCCTAAATTATTAAAATATCAAGGAGGATTACAACTTGCAGAAATAGTAGTGGATAAACAAATACCTATAGAGAAAATTTATTTATTAAAAGAGACTTACAATTGGTCTTTTGATTTTTATACTAAGAAAAACACAAAGCATATTTCAGTTGAAGACTTAGAAAAACAAAATGATATTTGGTTGGTTGTAGATGAGGTTAATTTTAAACAAATTAAAGAAAAGGTTATTGATATACAAGATGTTATAAGTGTTAGGCATTTTCCAGTAACTCGATTGTCGGGAAAATTTTTAAATAAAAAAACACGAGATAAAGTGTTAACAAATACTTATTTGATAAAATTATAA
- a CDS encoding phosphatase PAP2 family protein — MDSSKEIIWSENHKNKSINFNIVSYFINSNTVVISTLLILSIGLYYSSIIPKGDLLIYLNSLNSTFLDFLFKYTTYFGDAILYFPIVILFWFKNKNAILPLILLLVLQTAFVWFLKKIVFTNSLRPRAYLEEINLFEFMHKIEGIRINCYSSFPSGHTLTAFALAFFFIFVYKVDKWLQFIFALCAILAGISRVYLLQHYFIDVVIGGFLGIITAFLISLKYKLNN; from the coding sequence ATGGATTCATCGAAAGAAATAATTTGGAGTGAAAATCATAAAAACAAATCAATCAACTTCAATATTGTATCATACTTTATCAACTCAAATACTGTTGTAATTTCTACTCTCCTAATTTTAAGTATTGGCCTATATTATAGTAGTATTATTCCAAAAGGTGATTTACTCATATATTTAAACAGTTTAAACTCTACCTTTTTAGACTTTCTATTTAAATATACAACTTATTTTGGTGATGCCATTTTATACTTCCCAATTGTAATCTTATTTTGGTTTAAAAACAAAAATGCTATACTTCCATTAATTCTTTTATTAGTATTACAAACTGCTTTTGTATGGTTCTTAAAAAAAATAGTTTTTACTAATTCTCTTAGACCTAGAGCCTATCTTGAAGAAATAAATTTATTTGAATTCATGCACAAAATTGAAGGTATAAGAATTAATTGTTATAGTTCTTTTCCTTCTGGACATACTTTAACTGCCTTTGCATTGGCATTTTTCTTTATTTTCGTTTATAAAGTTGATAAATGGTTACAATTCATTTTTGCACTTTGTGCTATTCTTGCTGGAATTAGCCGAGTTTATCTACTTCAACACTATTTTATTGACGTTGTTATTGGAGGTTTTTTAGGAATCATTACTGCTTTCCTCATTTCATTAAAATACAAGTTAAATAACTAA
- a CDS encoding ArnT family glycosyltransferase has translation MLLQKPQQILILILLSSLLFTAGISKIDIYSLDEVKNVEAAREMIVNNDLIVPKFNGNLRTDKPPLHYYFMILSFKLFGVSPFSARLFSSLMGLFTILIVYFFTAKNINEKIGFFSGILLLSSLHFNIQMHMAVPDPYLIFILTFAGFSFYEFYENKNKLHWWLFYILIGFGILAKGPIAIVLSGFSIFLYLIMKNEFTIKTINRINPLGIFISIGIAFPWFYLVHKATNGEYTEAFFFKHNMGRFSKTMEGHGGIFLLTLVFVILGLIPFFFFLFDVKKIKKLINKNTFYLYSLCFALAVIIFFMISSTKLPNYTVPAYPWLFILLTGLVFKVSKKKRKKYLIAILIFSLLLPIGITVGLNNDKTISHLYYLGFIFFILTIGAVTALVYRTTYIKWLHVIIASWILIALLFFHIIYPKIDSYNPISMTKDVFNDKETVVGYQKFNPAFVFEFKREIPVLKTIEELELFIKNHPEGGKVITRVKKENMTDFQRIGLKEVIQAKDIFENPTTLILEF, from the coding sequence ATGTTACTGCAAAAACCTCAACAAATACTTATTCTAATATTACTCTCATCATTATTGTTTACTGCAGGAATCAGTAAAATAGATATCTACTCTTTAGATGAAGTTAAAAATGTTGAAGCGGCAAGAGAAATGATTGTTAACAATGATTTAATAGTGCCAAAATTTAATGGTAATTTAAGAACAGATAAACCTCCGTTGCATTATTATTTTATGATTTTATCTTTTAAGTTGTTTGGAGTTAGTCCATTTTCTGCACGATTATTTTCATCTTTAATGGGATTGTTTACAATACTTATAGTTTACTTTTTTACAGCAAAAAATATCAATGAGAAAATAGGTTTTTTTAGTGGAATATTACTGCTTTCATCTTTGCATTTTAACATTCAAATGCACATGGCTGTACCAGATCCTTATTTAATATTCATTTTGACTTTTGCTGGGTTTTCTTTTTATGAATTTTATGAAAATAAAAATAAACTACATTGGTGGCTTTTCTATATCCTTATTGGATTTGGGATCTTAGCAAAAGGCCCGATAGCTATAGTTTTAAGCGGCTTTTCTATTTTTCTATATTTAATAATGAAAAATGAATTTACTATTAAAACAATAAACAGAATCAATCCTTTAGGAATTTTCATAAGTATAGGTATTGCTTTTCCATGGTTTTATTTAGTTCATAAAGCTACCAATGGTGAGTATACCGAGGCTTTTTTCTTTAAACATAATATGGGTAGGTTTAGTAAAACTATGGAAGGGCATGGTGGAATTTTTCTTTTAACATTGGTATTTGTAATTCTTGGATTAATACCTTTTTTCTTTTTCCTTTTTGATGTTAAAAAAATTAAAAAACTAATAAATAAAAATACTTTTTATCTATATTCTTTGTGCTTTGCATTGGCAGTAATTATTTTTTTTATGATATCAAGTACTAAATTGCCAAACTATACAGTTCCTGCTTACCCTTGGTTATTTATTTTGTTGACTGGATTAGTGTTTAAAGTTTCAAAAAAGAAACGTAAGAAGTATCTTATTGCAATTTTAATTTTTTCTTTATTGTTGCCAATAGGAATTACTGTTGGTTTAAATAACGATAAAACAATATCACATTTATACTATCTCGGATTTATTTTCTTTATATTGACTATTGGAGCAGTAACAGCATTAGTATATAGAACGACATATATAAAATGGTTGCATGTAATTATTGCTTCATGGATTTTAATTGCTTTGTTATTTTTTCATATTATATATCCTAAAATTGATTCTTATAATCCAATTTCAATGACTAAAGATGTTTTTAATGATAAAGAAACAGTTGTAGGGTATCAAAAATTCAATCCAGCATTTGTATTTGAGTTTAAAAGGGAAATCCCAGTACTTAAAACAATTGAAGAATTAGAATTGTTTATAAAAAATCATCCTGAAGGAGGAAAAGTAATAACAAGAGTTAAAAAAGAAAATATGACCGATTTTCAGCGAATTGGCTTAAAAGAAGTAATTCAAGCAAAAGATATTTTTGAAAACCCAACTACATTGATTTTGGAATTTTAG
- a CDS encoding glycosyltransferase family 2 protein produces MYTQSLCSIVIPVYDESENVALMVNAIENAMNHFNYEIILIDDCSKDDTVNTIKKLKNHNISLIELKKNYGQSSALSAGIDFAKGDYIITMDGDLQNDPTDIPMMLETMQLGEWDVVTGIRQKRKDNLIRKIPSKIANYIIRKSTGLDIKDHGCALKVFNRETAKDLDIYGELHRFITLVAYINGARVTQVKVKHHPRKYGKSKYGLNRTFKVLNDLILLLFQRKYLQKPIYLFGNIGMLIFGSGMLINVYLFTLKILSYEIGSRPLLILGVLLTLVGIQLFTVGIILDLQMRTYYESQNKRPFNIRKISTFESKPEESIYKVS; encoded by the coding sequence ATGTACACCCAAAGTCTTTGTTCAATAGTTATTCCTGTATATGACGAAAGTGAAAACGTAGCACTTATGGTCAATGCAATTGAGAATGCCATGAATCATTTCAACTATGAAATAATATTAATTGATGATTGTTCAAAAGATGATACAGTAAACACTATAAAAAAATTAAAAAATCATAATATCTCTCTTATTGAGTTAAAGAAAAATTACGGTCAAAGTTCAGCACTTAGTGCGGGTATTGATTTTGCAAAAGGTGATTATATAATCACTATGGATGGTGATTTACAAAATGACCCAACTGACATACCAATGATGCTCGAAACAATGCAACTAGGTGAATGGGATGTTGTCACAGGTATTCGCCAAAAAAGAAAAGATAATCTAATTAGAAAAATTCCTTCTAAAATTGCCAATTATATTATTAGAAAATCTACTGGACTTGATATCAAAGATCATGGTTGTGCTCTAAAAGTTTTTAATAGAGAAACTGCTAAAGATTTAGATATATATGGTGAACTTCATCGATTTATAACTTTAGTTGCATATATAAATGGCGCACGAGTTACTCAAGTTAAAGTAAAACATCACCCACGTAAATATGGCAAATCAAAATATGGTTTAAATCGAACCTTTAAAGTACTTAATGATTTAATTCTTTTATTATTTCAAAGAAAATATCTTCAAAAACCTATTTATTTATTTGGAAATATTGGCATGCTTATTTTTGGTTCTGGAATGTTAATTAATGTATATCTATTTACTTTAAAAATATTAAGTTATGAAATAGGCAGTAGACCTCTTCTAATTTTAGGAGTACTATTAACCTTAGTCGGCATTCAATTATTTACCGTAGGAATTATTTTAGATTTACAAATGAGAACCTACTATGAATCTCAAAATAAAAGACCATTTAACATTAGAAAAATAAGCACTTTTGAATCCAAACCTGAAGAAAGTATTTATAAAGTTTCTTAA
- a CDS encoding lysylphosphatidylglycerol synthase transmembrane domain-containing protein — protein sequence MLYFVFKKVPFNDVWRTIRTSKLIYLILATISFLLSQIISSSRLLLYFKAQSFNLSSKSNLVLYFIGMFYNFFIPGGIGGDAYKIYLLKKRFNWKTKLLASAVFFDRLNGLIGILCWIIALLMLFELQETKKLIFVFPIVLIGLIVFSKLFFQKMAPIYNSIFLKSLLYSTLIQGLQILCVLFILKSLNIEKNYLEYILIFLVSSVLSVISFAGIGVREFLFLTAAKFFNFNSKTSISIGLIFTIITAFIALLGLFFELKKKDFNLNKS from the coding sequence TTGCTATACTTTGTTTTTAAAAAAGTCCCTTTTAATGACGTTTGGAGAACTATTCGAACTTCAAAACTAATTTATTTAATCCTAGCAACAATCAGTTTTTTACTTTCTCAAATAATTTCATCATCACGATTACTATTATATTTTAAAGCACAGTCGTTCAATTTATCATCAAAAAGCAACCTTGTTTTATACTTTATCGGAATGTTTTATAATTTTTTTATTCCAGGTGGAATAGGTGGCGATGCATATAAAATATATCTTTTAAAAAAGCGCTTTAATTGGAAAACAAAACTATTAGCATCGGCAGTTTTTTTCGATAGATTAAATGGTTTAATAGGTATTTTATGTTGGATAATTGCTCTATTGATGCTTTTCGAGTTACAGGAAACCAAAAAACTCATTTTTGTATTTCCAATTGTATTGATTGGTTTGATAGTTTTTTCGAAATTATTTTTTCAAAAAATGGCTCCGATTTATAATTCAATATTTCTTAAATCACTTTTATATTCAACACTTATTCAAGGGCTACAAATTTTATGTGTGCTTTTCATTTTGAAATCATTGAACATTGAAAAAAACTACCTTGAATATATTTTAATTTTCTTGGTTTCATCAGTTTTGAGTGTTATTTCTTTTGCCGGAATTGGTGTACGAGAATTTTTATTTCTAACTGCTGCAAAGTTTTTTAATTTCAATTCAAAAACATCCATTTCCATTGGATTGATTTTTACAATCATTACTGCTTTTATAGCATTATTAGGTTTATTTTTTGAACTCAAAAAAAAAGATTTTAATCTTAATAAATCTTAA